The following coding sequences lie in one Gadus macrocephalus chromosome 1, ASM3116895v1 genomic window:
- the LOC132464151 gene encoding voltage-dependent L-type calcium channel subunit alpha-1D-like, which translates to MSVETVEYAFLIIFTIETFLKIVAYGLVMHQNSYVRNGWNMLDFVIVVVGLFSVVLELITKDADSGSQTGGKPGGFDVKALRAFRVLRPLRLVSGVPSLQVVLNSIIKAMVPLLHIALLVLFVIIIYAIIGLELFIGKMHATCYLGQALAEEEPTPCTLTGHGRQCLNGSECRDDWHGPNNGITNFDNFLFAMLTVFQCITMEGWTDVLYWMNDAMGFELPWLYFVSLVIFGSFFVLNLVLGVLSGEFSKEREKAKARGDFQKLREKQQLEEDLKGYLDWITQAEDIDPENDEDCDEDGKRNRVTLADLTEKKKGKFGWFTQSTETQASIPTSETESVNTENPNGEEGRSKCCGQICGGWWNRFCRRKCRAAVKSVTFYWLVIVLVFLNTLTISSEHYNQPDWLTEVQDVANKVLLAMFTLEMLVKMYSLGLQAYFVSLFNRFDCFVVCGGIVETILVELAVMSPLGISVFRCVRLLRIFKVTRHWASLSNLVASLLNSMKSIASLLLLLFLFIIIFSLLGMQLFGGKFNFDETVTKRSTFDNFPQALLTVFQILTGEDWNQVMYDGIMAYGGPASSGMVVCIYFIILFICGNYILLNVFLAIAVDNLADAESLNTAQKEEEEAKKRKNNAICTIADRKKVEAQAREQRNQGKRELRSQNQVAVESGLEEDKEPYPTLDTSACEEEEEELPEVPPGPRPLRMSELTMKEKTPPIPEGSAFFIFSSTNPFRVLCHKLINHQIFTNLILVFIMLSSVSLAAEDPIRNFSRRNFILGYFDYAFTAIFTVEILLKVNVAGCAV; encoded by the exons CTTGTTCAGCGTGGTGCTGGAGCTGATCACCAAAGACGCCGACTCCGGCTCCCAGACGGGGGGCAAGCCGGGGGGCTTTGACGTCAAAGCCCTCCGGGCGTTCCGCGTGCTGCGGCCCCTGCGCCTGGTCTCTGGAGTGCCca GTTTACAGGTGGTTCTAAACTCCATCATCAAAGCCATGGTTCCCCTGCTGCATATCGCCCTGCTGGTCCTCTTTGTCATCATCATCTATGCCATCATCGGCCTGGAGCTCTTCATCGGCAAGATGCACGCCACCTGCTACCTAG GCCAGGCCCTGGCGGAGGAGGAGCCCACCCCCTGCACGCTCACGGGTCACGGGCGCCAGTGTCTGAACGGTAGCGAGTGCCGCGACGACTGGCACGGCCCCAACAACGGCATCACCAACTTCGACAACTTCCTGTTTGCCATGCTGACCGTCTTCCAGTGCATCACCATGGAGGGCTGGACCGACGTGCTGTACTGG aTGAATGATGCGATGGGCTTCGAGCTGCCCTGGCTTTACTTTGTCAGTCTGGTTATCTTTGGCTCCTTCTTCGTCCTGAACCTTGTTTTGGGAGTGTTGAGTGG AGAGTTCTCCAAGGAGCGCGAGAAGGCGAAGGCGCGTGGAGACTTCCAGAAGCTGCGTGAGaagcagcagctggaggaggaccTGAAGGGCTACCTGGATTGGATCACGCAGGCCGAGGACATCGACCCAGAGAACGACGAGGACTGCGACGAAGACGGCAAGCGCAACC GTGTCACCTTAGCCGACCTCACTgagaagaagaaaggaaagtTTGGCTGGTTCACTCAGTCTACAGAAACACAGG CGAGCATACCCACGAGCGAGACTGAATCCGTGAACACGGAGAACCCCAACGGAGAGGAGGGCCGCTCCAAATGCTGCGGTCAGATAtg tggcggctggtggaacCGTTTTTGCCGCAGGAAGTGCCGGGCGGCGGTGAAGTCGGTGACCTTCTATTGGCTGGTCATCGTCCTGGTGTTCCTCAACACGCTGACCATCTCCTCGGAGCACTACAACCAGCCGGATTGGCTCACTGAAGTACAGG aCGTGGCCAACAAGGTGCTCCTGGCCATGTTCACTCTGGAGATGCTGGTGAAGATGTACAGCCTGGGCCTGCAGGCCTACTTTGTGTCGCTGTTCAACCGCTTCGACTGCTTCGTGGTATGCGGGGGCATCGTGGAGACcatcctggtggagctggccgtCATGTCACCGCTGGGCATCTCCGTTTTCCGCTGTGTGCGGCTGCTGCGCATCTTCAAGGTCAcacg GCATTGGGCGTCGCTAAGCAACCTGGTGGCGTCGCTGCTGAACTCCATGAAGTCCATTgcctccctgctgctgctgctcttcctcttcatcatcatcttctccCTGCTGGGCATGCAGCTGTTTGGGGGAAAGTTCAACTTCGACGAGACGGTCACCAAGAGGAGCACCTTCGACAACTTCCCCCAGGCCCTGCTCACCGTGTTCCAG ATCCTGACGGGCGAGGACTGGAACCAGGTCATGTACGACGGCATCATGGCGTACGGTGGCCCCGCCTCCTCGGGCATGGTGGTCTGCATCTacttcatcatcctcttcatctgTGGAAACT ACATCCTGCTGAACGTCTTCTTGGCCATCGCCGTTGACAACCTGGCAGATGCTGAGAGCCTCAACACGGctcagaaagaggaagaggaggcaaagaagaggaagaacaatGCCAT CTGTACAATTGCTGACAGGAAGAAAGTAGAGGCCCAAGCCAGAGAGCAGAGAAACCAAGGTAAGAGAGA GCTGAGAAGCCAGAACCAA GTGGCGGTAGAGAGTGGACTGGAGGAAGATAAAGAGCCATACCCTACTTTAGACACTTCGg CgtgtgaagaggaagaggaggagctacCAGAGGTTCCTCCGgggccacgccccctcaggATGTCCGAGCTCACCATGAAGGAGAAGACTCCGCCCATCCCCGAGGGCAGCGCCTTCTTCATCTTCAGCAGCACCAACCC GTTCCGCGTGCTCTGCCACAAGCTCATCAACCACCAGATCTTCACCAACCTCATCCTCGTCTTCATCATGCTCAGCTCCGTCTCCCTGGCCGCGGAGGACCCCATACGCAACTTCTCCAGACGCAACTTT ATACTTGGTTATTTTGACTATGCTTTCACCGCAATCTTTACTGTTGAGATCCTCTTGAAGGTAAATGTGGCCGGCTGTGCTGTG